Genomic segment of Clostridium sp. Marseille-P299:
ACTAAAAGTATTTGATTTAGAGAAAGAAGCAGATTTATTAGCGTCTAATTTACCATATGGTAAGCAAAGAAAATTAGAAATTGCAAGAGCATTGGCTACAAGCCCTAAGCTTTTACTTTTAGACGAACCGGCAGCAGGTATGAATCCAAATGAAACAATAGAACTTATGGAGACCATACGTTTTGTAAGAGATGAATTTGATATGACGATACTTTTAATTGAACATGATATGAAATTAGTATCTGGAATCTGTGAGGAATTAACGGTACTTAATTTTGGTAGAGTTTTAGCTCATGGTAAAACGAATGAAGTACTAAATAATCCTCAAGTAGTTACCGCATATCTTGGAGAATAGGAGGAAATGACAAATGGCAATGTTAGAAATAAATGATTTGAAAGTGTCTTATGGAATGATTCAAGCCATTAAAGGAATTTCCTTTGAAGTTAATGAAGGCGAAGTTATTGCACTCATTGGTGCAAATGGTGCTGGAAAAACTACTATTTTGCATACCATTACAGGTTTGGTTCCTGCAAAAGAAGGAAGCATTCTATTTGATGCAACGATGAAAAATGGAACAACAGAAAAAATTGATTTGAGAAAAACTCCGGCACATAAAATTGTTTCATATGGTATGGCCCATGTTCCAGAAGGAAGAAGAATCTTTGCAGAGTTATCGGTATACGATAATTTAATTATGGGTGCCTATACAAGAAATGATAAAAAAGAGATGGAAGATACTCTTAAAATGATATATAAGCGTTTCCCAAGATTACAGGAAAGAAAGAAACAAATTGCAGGTACCTTATCTGGTGGAGAGCAACAAATGTTAGCGATGGGGCGTGCTTTAATGTCACATCCAAAAATTTTATTATTAGATGAGCCTTCCATGGGATTGTCTCCTCTTTTTGTTTCTGAAATCTTTAATATCATTGAAGAGATTAGTAAAAGTGGAACAACAGTACTTTTAGTAGAGCAAAATGCGAAAAAGGCATTGTCCATTGCCAATCGTGCATACGTACTTGAAACAGGTAATATTGTATTACAAGGAGATGCAAAAGAATTAATGGATAATGATTCTGTAAAGAAAGCTTATTTGGGTGAGTAAACGATACAAATAATATATCAATTTAAATATAATAAGTAATTCTAAATTCGCACAAACACAAGACTTGATGTTTATGTAGAATTTATAATTGCAGAAAGAGGTTAGTATGAATAATTTTGTGATTACTATTGCAAGAGGATACGGAAGTGGCGGTAGAACCATTGGAAAGATGCTTGCAGAACGTTTAGGCGTTCATTATTATGACAGAGAATTGATGCGACTTGCCTCAGATGAGAGTGGAATTAATGAAGAGTTATTTGTAAAGGCAGATGAAAAGCTTAAGAAAAGTCTATTATTTCGAATTGCTAAAAAGACTTATAAAGGCGAATTAATCCCTCCAGACAGTGATGATTTTGTTTCAAATGACAATTTATTTCAGTATCAAGCGAAGGTAATTAAAGAAATTGCTGCAGCGGAATCTTGCGTTATCGTCGGAAGATGTGCAGACTATGTTCTTAAGGATTATGACAATGTTATTAAAATATTTGTCCATGCGCCATTTGAGGATTGCGTTGAGACATTAAAAGGGATGAGTTCTCTTTCTGAAGACGAGATTAAGAAAAAAATTACTTCAATCGATACTCATAGAGCAGAATATTATAAATATTACACCGGACGAGATTGGACAAATGCTGCAAATTATGATTTATGCCTTAATAGTAGTAAATTAGGATTCGAGAAATGTGTTGATATCGTAATTGACTATATGAATATTCGAATGAAGAGAGGCTAGAATTAGGAGGTTACAATGATAGCTAATAAAATGGTTGACTTAGTAAAAGGTAGTTCCGTGATTCGTGCTATGTTTGAAGAAGGAAAGAATATGGCAAAGATTTATGGTGCTGAAAATGTTTTTGATTTTAGTTTAGGTAATCCAAGTGTAGAGCCACCAGAAAAGATACGTGAAGCTTATATTAATATACTAAAAAATGAATCTCAGAATCTTGTTCATGGCTATATGAATAATGCTGGCTATGAGGATGTAAGGGAGACAATAGCAAATTCATTAAACAAAAAGTTTCAAACGAACTTCCATAAAGAGAATTTAATTATGACAGTTGGTGCTGCAGGTGGTCTAAATGTAATATTAAAGACGTTGTTAAATCCAATGGAAGAAGTTATTGTATTTGCTCCGTATTTCGGAGAATATCGCAGTTATGTAAGCAATTATGATGGGAAGTTAGTTGTTGTTCCACCAAACACTGTAGATTTTCAACCGAATTTAATTGAGTTTGAGAAAGCCATAACTAAGAATACGAAAGCTGTCATTGTAAATACGCCCAATAATCCAACCGGTGTAGTTTATTCCGAAGAGACTATATTAAAACTTGCAGAAATTTTAAATAAGAAGCAAGAAGAGTTTAAAACATCCATTTATCTTATTTCGGATGAACCATATCGTGAACTTGTTTATGACGGAATTAAAGTACCTTATTTGACAAAGTATTATAAAAACACGATTGTAGGCTATTCTTTTAGTAAATCTTTATCTTTACCAGGAGAGAGAATTGGATATTTAGTTATTCCAGATGAAGTGGATGACGCAACAGATGTTATAGGGGCTGCAAACGTGGCGAATCGAATTTTAGGCTTTGTAAATGCTCCTTCATTAACACAGCGTGTTGTTGCTTGTTGTATTGATGAAGAAGTAGACGTAGAAGTTTATAATAAAAATCGTGAACTTTTGTATGATGCTCTAGTTAGCTATGGTTTTGAATGTATAAAACCACAAGGTGCATTCTACTTATTCATAAAGAGCTTTGAAGATGATGATGTAGCATTTTCACAGAAGGCAAAGAAATATAATTTATTAATTGTTCCAGGATCCTCCTTTGGATGTCCAGGTTATTGTAGAATTGCTTACTGTGTTGATTATGATATGATAAAACGTTCCCTTACTAGTTTTGAAAAATTAGCAAGGGAGTATAAATAACATAATAGTCTAATCTTTGAATTGACAGGAGGTAGTCATGCGAGCTTGGGAAAGTAATATAAGAAGAGTTTCTCCTTATGTACCAGGAGAACAGCCAAATCTTTCTAATATGATAAAATTAAATACAAATGAAAATCCTTATCCACCAGCACCTGCAATCAGGAATATGCTAACACAGATAGATACGGATGTATTACGACTTTATCCAGATCCAGATGCGAAAGCCTTGGTAAAAGAGCTAGCTAATTTTTATCAGGTAAATGATGAAAATGTATTTGTAGGCGTTGGATCGGATGACGTAATTGCAATGGCTTTTTTGACCTTCTTCAATTCAAAGAAACCAATTTTATTTCCCGATATTACTTATTCATTTTATGATGTTTGGGCGGATTTATATAGAATTCCATATGAGCGACCAGCACTTGATCAGGAGTTTAGAATTCGTAAAGAGGATTATTATAAGGAAAATGGCGGAGTTGTTATAGCGAATCCAAATGCGCCTACATCCATTGCAGAAGGAATAGAGGTAATTGAGGATATTTTAATTCATAACCAAGATGTTATCGTTATTGTAGATGAAGCCTATGTGGATTTTGGGGCAGAATCTGCAATAAGTTTAACAAAGAAGTATGAAAATTTATTAGTGATTCAAACATTTTCAAAATCAAGGTCTATGGCGGGCATGAGAATTGGATATGCCATAGGCAATAAAGATCTTATAAAGGCTTTAAATGATGTAAAATCTTCATATAATTCGTATACGATGAATCAAATCTCAATTCTATTTGGTACAGAAGCAGTACGTGATACTAGTTATTTTTATCAGTGCATTGAAAAGATAATTGAAACAAGGGAATATGTAAAAGAGGAATTGAAAAAGTTAGGATTTCTTTTTCCAGACTCAAAAACCAATTTTTTATTCATTACACACAAGGATATCAATGCAAAAGACTTATTTTTAGCACTACGTGAACAAGGTATCTTTGTGCGTTACTTTGATAAACCAAGAATTGATAATTATTTAAGAGTAACAATTGGCACATACAAACAAATGCAAGTGTTTATTGATTTTGTAAAGCAATATTGTGAAAATTATTATAAGTTAAAATAGACTTTTAGTAGTAATAGATAATTACCAGTAAAAGAATAATACAAAAACTTTAAAATTATGGATAATTGTGGGAAAAGACTAGAAATTTAATTTCCAATCCGTTATAATAGGAAAAGGTGTAAAGAAGAACTATATAATTGCTACTAAAGGAGGAGATTTCATGAGAATACTTATTGCTGAAGATGATTTTGCAAGCAGAAAATTCATGTTACGGTTTTTAGCAAAGTATGGCGAATGTGATGTTACTGTGGATGGTATGGAAGCTGTGGATGCTTTTACAATGGCACTTGAGGCGAATGAAGGTTATGATTTGATTTGCTTAGATATTATGATGCCGGTTCTAGATGGATATCAAACGTTAAAGGCAATTCGTGATATTGAAAAAGAAAATGGCATTCCTGAATCAACGCAATGTAAAATTATTATGACGACTGCCCTAAGTGAAGGTAGAAATGTTCAAAAAGCTTTTGAGCTTGGTTGTGTTGCCTATGCAGGAAAACCTATTGACCAACAAAAATTTGAAAATGTTTTAAAAAAGCTAGAAATGATTTAGTATATAATTAAATACATATAGTGGAAAACTGTTGATGATAATTCTAGTCATGATTAGATCGATGATGCTGTGAGTTGTTGCCGACGGTTTTTTATATAGAAAAAGTTACGAAACTTTTCATTTGGGGATTGCTTAGGTTCTTAGTCACCAAATGAAAAGTTTTTTTGCGCTGCTAAGAATGTGCAGCTGCACGAATTTGTCCTATAACATACCTTGTTCATTCTAATCAAACTTTGGAAATTATATTGACAGAATCATTTGGAGGTATTATAATTCGGTTGTTAATGATAATTATTATCAAAAAGTGAACAAGAAGGTGAGTTAGACATGACATTACGAGAGTGCAAGGTAGATAGAGACTATATTGTAGAGGATATGGACCTTGAGCAGGCAACCATGGTTCGTTTAAAGGCATTGGGATTAACCGATGGAACAAGAATACATATTTTAAATAACAAACGAGGGGGATCTGTTATTTTCCATGTAAGAGGTACTAGACTTGCAGTTGGAAAAGATATCGCCGAGGCAATCAATGTTAAGGAAGATGAAAGGAAGGTAAGCCGATGAGGGAAGAATTACAAGTTGGTTTCATTGGTAACCCGAATTGTGGAAAGACTACATTATTTAATGCATATACAGGTGCAAAATTAAAGGTTGCCAATTGGCCAGGCGTAACCGTAGAGAAAAAAGAAGGTGCTATGAAATACCATAATCATAGATTTAAGTTAGTTGATTTGCCAGGTATTTATAGTTTGACTTCATATACAATGGAAGAAAAACTATCTAGGCAATTTATTCTAGATTCCGAAGTCGATGTGATTGTGGATGTTGCAGATGCTTCTTGTTTAGAGCGCAACCTATATCTCACCTTGCAATTAATTGAACTTGGAAAACCAGTAGTTCTAGCTCTTAATATGATGGATATCGTAGAGGAAAGAGGAATGGAAATTGATTTGCATCGATTACCAGAGATGTTAGGAATTCCATGTATTCCTGTATCCGCAAGAAAACGCACTGGACTTGATATCTTAATGCATACAATTGCTCATCATAAAGAGAAGTGGAAACCTTTAAATATAGAACATCAACATCCAAAATTGTCTAATGATAGTAAACATGTTCACGAACATCATAATGAATACACGATGGTTTATTCCGATGAAATTGAAGATAAAATTGATGAAATTACTGATCGTTTAATCAATGCAGGTTTTGAAACTGAGAATTATCGTTGGTATGCAATAAAACTTCTAGAACATGATGAAGAAATTTTGGAGTTATGTAAGATTGATATTCAAGACATAGCAGATAGAAGTTATGAAAATGATATCATTCAACAAAAGTATGATTTTATAGAAGAAATTATTGAGGAATGCCTTGTAAATAAGAATAAAAAGGCAGCGGCTACAGACAAAGTAGATAAGATTTTAACGAATCAATTTTTAGGCCTACCAATTTTCTTAGGTATTATGGGAATTGTGTTTTTCTTAACCTTTACGGTTGGTGATATGTTAAAAGGTGGATTTGAATTTGGACTTGAAAAATTTTCAGATGCTTTGTTGCAAGGACTGGTGTCCCTACATACAAATGAAGTACTTACTTCACTGATTATTGATGGTATTGTAGCTGGTGTCGGTGGTATTTTAACATTTTTACCTAATATCTTTATATTATTTTTAGCATTGGCCTTCCTAGAGGATAGCGGATATATGTCTCGAGTTGCGTATGTAATGGATGGAATTATGGGACATCTTGGTTTGTCTGGTAGAGCGTTTATTCCTATGATTTTAGGATTTGGTTGTACGGTACCAGCAGTTATGGCTTCAAGGGCATTAGAAGATATGCGAGACCGAAGAAGAACCATACTAGTTACACCATTTATGTCCTGTAGTGCAAGATTACCGATATACGTTTTATTCTCGCAGATGTTTTTTAAAGAAAATGCAATGTTTGCGGCATTTTCTATGTATCTCATTGGTTTTGTCATAGCAATCTTAGTCGCTTTTATTATGAATAAAATTAGTAGGAAAAGCCAGATGAAGCCACTATTAATTGAGTTACCGGAATATAAAACTCCAAATCTTCGTACAATCGCAATCTATGTATGGGATAAAGTAAAAGACTATTTAACAAAGGCCGGAACAACAATTTTTATTGCCTCCATCATTATATGGTTCATTCTTAATTTTGGAGTTAGTGGAAAGGTAGACGATATGTCTATTAGCTTTGGAGCCACACTTGGAAGGTGGATCGCTCCATTGTTAGTACCAGCAGGATTAGGTCTATGGCAAATTGCAGTTGCTCTTATTTCAGGGCTTGCAGCAAAAGAAGTAGTAGTTTCTAGTTTTAGTGTATTATTTGGCATTGCTAATATTAACTCAGCAAGTGGAATGAATAGTTTAGTGGACGTATTACATGGTAGTGGATTTGGAGCTTTGAACGCGTATTCTATTATGATTTTTTGTCTACTATATACTCCATGTGTAGCTACGATCGCTGTGGTTAAAAGAGAGTTGAAGTCTGTAAAATGGACGTTATTTACAGTTTTATTCCAATTAGTTGTTGCATGGTTAGCAGCGACATTAGTGTTTCAAGTAGGAAGTTTATTTTTCTAAGCTTGATAGAAAGGATGAAGACAATGGTAGCAACTATAGTGATTGGAATTATCATAGCTGCTTATGCAGGAGTGGTAATTCGTAAAAAGGTAAAAGACATGAAAAATGGGAAGTTTTGTAGCTGTGGGTGCAGCGATTGTGCATCAAGTTGTCATAAAAAAATTGATTAATTATTAAAATTGAATTAAGCTGTTGTAAAAAGCATTTTATTACTCAAAATATGAAATGCTATTTACAACAGCTCTTTTTTAAATAATAGGAAACGAAGACATAAATGTTTTGTCCTATCATTTCTCTATTCTAAAAAAGGATTTCAGCAAGATTTGCAGAATAATAGTAATAAGAGCAACTTTTTATAAGTTAATTTTTGATTCTAGCAAGAAGTTTGGAGGGTATGGTAAAACGAAGGGAGATGATCTGGTAATATGGAGAAGTTAAACATTAGGCAGAAACTAGAACGTTTGGAGCATGATTATTTGAGTCAATATGCATCCTTTAGTGATAGTACATTAGGAAGAGATTTTCCTGAAGAACCATGTGATATAAGACCCGCTTATCAAAGGGATCGGGATCGAATTCTTCATTCCAAAGCATTTCGTAGGCTAAAAGGAAAAACACAGGTATTTTTAGCACCTGAGGGAGACCATTATCGTACTAGAATGACTCATACGCTGGAAGTTTCTCAAAACGCTAGAACCATTGCAAAAGCATTACGTTTGAATGAGGATTTAACCGAGGCGATTGCACTTGGACATGACCTTGGGCATACACCCTTTGGACATGCGGGGGAACGTGCTCTAAATCGCGTATGTGAAGGAGGGTTTCAACATCACTTGCAGAGCATACGAGCAGTTGAACTTTTAGAAAAGCATGGAGAGGGGTTAAATCTTACGAAGGAAGTTAGAGATGGTATTTTAAATCATCAAACAGCAGGAAATCCAAGTACCTTAGAAGGTAAAGTAGTAAGGTTATCTGACAAAATTGCTTATATTAACCATGATATCGATGATGCAATTCGTGGAAAAATAATTAAGGAAGAAGAAATTCCAGAAGAGTTTACCAATATTCTTGGGCATAACTCAAAAAAACGTTTGGATACTCTAATTCATGACATAGTAATTCATAGTGAAGGTAAAAATGATATATTAATGTCAAAAGAGGTAGAGAATGCAATGATGATGTTGCGTAAATATATGTTTCGTAGTGTATATACAAACCCAGTTGCAAAAGGCCAAGAAGCGAAGGCTGAAAAAATGATTGAGCAATTGTTTACTTATTATAATGATCATTTGGAGTGTTTGCCAGAAGAATATCGCTTTATGATATTTGAAAAAGGAGAGCCTGCAAGTAGAGTTGTTTGTGATTATATTGCAGGTATGACAGATCGATATGCTGTTATTAAATACAAAGAAATAATGATACCTACCTTTTGGGAGGTTTATTAGATAAATCTATAGAGTAATTTAGAAGGTTGGAGATAGTATGTATTATCCAGAGGAAATTGTTGAAGAAGTTAGAACAAGAAATGATATTGTAGACGTCATTGGATCTTATGTAAAACTGCAGAAAAAAGGCAGTAATTACATGGGCTTATGTCCATTTCATAATGAGAAATCCCCTTCATTTTCCGTAAGTGGTTCAAAGCAGATGTATCATTGTTTTGGCTGCGGTGTTGGAGGGAATGTGTTTACATTCTTAATGGAATATGAAAATTATACATTTGTCGAAGCACTGAAGAGTTTATCAGATCGTGCAGGTGTTAAACTTCCAGAAATTGAATATTCAAAAGAGGCAAAACAAGCTGCAGATTTAAAGGGGCGATTATTAGAGATCAATAAGGAAGCAGCAAAATATTATTATTATCAATTAAAAGGTAAGAA
This window contains:
- a CDS encoding ABC transporter ATP-binding protein, which codes for MAMLEINDLKVSYGMIQAIKGISFEVNEGEVIALIGANGAGKTTILHTITGLVPAKEGSILFDATMKNGTTEKIDLRKTPAHKIVSYGMAHVPEGRRIFAELSVYDNLIMGAYTRNDKKEMEDTLKMIYKRFPRLQERKKQIAGTLSGGEQQMLAMGRALMSHPKILLLDEPSMGLSPLFVSEIFNIIEEISKSGTTVLLVEQNAKKALSIANRAYVLETGNIVLQGDAKELMDNDSVKKAYLGE
- a CDS encoding cytidylate kinase-like family protein codes for the protein MNNFVITIARGYGSGGRTIGKMLAERLGVHYYDRELMRLASDESGINEELFVKADEKLKKSLLFRIAKKTYKGELIPPDSDDFVSNDNLFQYQAKVIKEIAAAESCVIVGRCADYVLKDYDNVIKIFVHAPFEDCVETLKGMSSLSEDEIKKKITSIDTHRAEYYKYYTGRDWTNAANYDLCLNSSKLGFEKCVDIVIDYMNIRMKRG
- a CDS encoding pyridoxal phosphate-dependent aminotransferase, coding for MIANKMVDLVKGSSVIRAMFEEGKNMAKIYGAENVFDFSLGNPSVEPPEKIREAYINILKNESQNLVHGYMNNAGYEDVRETIANSLNKKFQTNFHKENLIMTVGAAGGLNVILKTLLNPMEEVIVFAPYFGEYRSYVSNYDGKLVVVPPNTVDFQPNLIEFEKAITKNTKAVIVNTPNNPTGVVYSEETILKLAEILNKKQEEFKTSIYLISDEPYRELVYDGIKVPYLTKYYKNTIVGYSFSKSLSLPGERIGYLVIPDEVDDATDVIGAANVANRILGFVNAPSLTQRVVACCIDEEVDVEVYNKNRELLYDALVSYGFECIKPQGAFYLFIKSFEDDDVAFSQKAKKYNLLIVPGSSFGCPGYCRIAYCVDYDMIKRSLTSFEKLAREYK
- the hisC gene encoding histidinol-phosphate transaminase gives rise to the protein MRAWESNIRRVSPYVPGEQPNLSNMIKLNTNENPYPPAPAIRNMLTQIDTDVLRLYPDPDAKALVKELANFYQVNDENVFVGVGSDDVIAMAFLTFFNSKKPILFPDITYSFYDVWADLYRIPYERPALDQEFRIRKEDYYKENGGVVIANPNAPTSIAEGIEVIEDILIHNQDVIVIVDEAYVDFGAESAISLTKKYENLLVIQTFSKSRSMAGMRIGYAIGNKDLIKALNDVKSSYNSYTMNQISILFGTEAVRDTSYFYQCIEKIIETREYVKEELKKLGFLFPDSKTNFLFITHKDINAKDLFLALREQGIFVRYFDKPRIDNYLRVTIGTYKQMQVFIDFVKQYCENYYKLK
- a CDS encoding response regulator: MRILIAEDDFASRKFMLRFLAKYGECDVTVDGMEAVDAFTMALEANEGYDLICLDIMMPVLDGYQTLKAIRDIEKENGIPESTQCKIIMTTALSEGRNVQKAFELGCVAYAGKPIDQQKFENVLKKLEMI
- a CDS encoding FeoA family protein; its protein translation is MTLRECKVDRDYIVEDMDLEQATMVRLKALGLTDGTRIHILNNKRGGSVIFHVRGTRLAVGKDIAEAINVKEDERKVSR
- the feoB gene encoding ferrous iron transport protein B, encoding MREELQVGFIGNPNCGKTTLFNAYTGAKLKVANWPGVTVEKKEGAMKYHNHRFKLVDLPGIYSLTSYTMEEKLSRQFILDSEVDVIVDVADASCLERNLYLTLQLIELGKPVVLALNMMDIVEERGMEIDLHRLPEMLGIPCIPVSARKRTGLDILMHTIAHHKEKWKPLNIEHQHPKLSNDSKHVHEHHNEYTMVYSDEIEDKIDEITDRLINAGFETENYRWYAIKLLEHDEEILELCKIDIQDIADRSYENDIIQQKYDFIEEIIEECLVNKNKKAAATDKVDKILTNQFLGLPIFLGIMGIVFFLTFTVGDMLKGGFEFGLEKFSDALLQGLVSLHTNEVLTSLIIDGIVAGVGGILTFLPNIFILFLALAFLEDSGYMSRVAYVMDGIMGHLGLSGRAFIPMILGFGCTVPAVMASRALEDMRDRRRTILVTPFMSCSARLPIYVLFSQMFFKENAMFAAFSMYLIGFVIAILVAFIMNKISRKSQMKPLLIELPEYKTPNLRTIAIYVWDKVKDYLTKAGTTIFIASIIIWFILNFGVSGKVDDMSISFGATLGRWIAPLLVPAGLGLWQIAVALISGLAAKEVVVSSFSVLFGIANINSASGMNSLVDVLHGSGFGALNAYSIMIFCLLYTPCVATIAVVKRELKSVKWTLFTVLFQLVVAWLAATLVFQVGSLFF
- a CDS encoding FeoB-associated Cys-rich membrane protein, translated to MVATIVIGIIIAAYAGVVIRKKVKDMKNGKFCSCGCSDCASSCHKKID
- a CDS encoding deoxyguanosinetriphosphate triphosphohydrolase; translation: MEKLNIRQKLERLEHDYLSQYASFSDSTLGRDFPEEPCDIRPAYQRDRDRILHSKAFRRLKGKTQVFLAPEGDHYRTRMTHTLEVSQNARTIAKALRLNEDLTEAIALGHDLGHTPFGHAGERALNRVCEGGFQHHLQSIRAVELLEKHGEGLNLTKEVRDGILNHQTAGNPSTLEGKVVRLSDKIAYINHDIDDAIRGKIIKEEEIPEEFTNILGHNSKKRLDTLIHDIVIHSEGKNDILMSKEVENAMMMLRKYMFRSVYTNPVAKGQEAKAEKMIEQLFTYYNDHLECLPEEYRFMIFEKGEPASRVVCDYIAGMTDRYAVIKYKEIMIPTFWEVY